A region from the Paludicola sp. MB14-C6 genome encodes:
- a CDS encoding S1 RNA-binding domain-containing protein produces MQHEIGKIVEGKVTGITKFGAFVELEDGAVGMVHISEVSQTYVNDISEHLKDQQKVTVKILNISDDGKISLSIKKAMPQQQAAPQRRENNNRPSDFNNRNAGNSRPPRQNNNYNKSAQQSNNKPASFEDMLSKFIQSSDEKISDLKRDKNTRRGSNHKKPNHDYDY; encoded by the coding sequence ATGCAGCACGAAATCGGTAAAATTGTAGAAGGCAAAGTAACGGGTATCACAAAGTTTGGGGCTTTTGTTGAATTGGAAGACGGTGCAGTTGGTATGGTCCATATTTCTGAAGTATCACAAACATATGTTAACGATATATCAGAACATTTAAAAGATCAACAAAAAGTAACTGTTAAAATTCTTAACATCAGCGATGATGGTAAAATTAGTTTATCAATAAAGAAAGCAATGCCTCAGCAACAAGCGGCACCGCAACGTCGTGAAAATAACAACAGGCCTTCAGATTTTAATAATAGAAATGCAGGAAATTCAAGACCGCCTCGTCAAAACAATAATTATAATAAATCTGCACAACAAAGCAATAATAAGCCTGCTTCATTTGAAGATATGTTATCTAAATTCATTCAATCAAGTGACGAGAAAATATCTGATTTGAAACGTGATAAAAATACTCGTCGTGGTTCTAATCATAAAAAACCGAATCATGACTACGACTATTGA
- a CDS encoding septum formation initiator family protein, whose amino-acid sequence MAKTKAKKVKILKFAFIAFSIYVVVSFIVIQSDISKRKDNLDAAKNELEQQQYLNKDIMNIINSGENSEYIMRIAREKLGFVFPNERVFIDISGNNK is encoded by the coding sequence ATGGCAAAGACAAAAGCAAAAAAGGTTAAAATATTAAAATTTGCTTTTATTGCTTTTTCTATTTACGTGGTTGTATCTTTTATTGTTATTCAATCCGATATTTCAAAAAGAAAAGATAACCTAGATGCAGCCAAAAATGAACTGGAACAACAGCAATATTTGAACAAAGACATTATGAATATTATTAATTCAGGCGAAAATTCAGAATATATTATGCGTATAGCTCGGGAAAAGCTTGGCTTTGTATTTCCGAATGAACGTGTATTTATAGATATTAGTGGTAACAATAAGTAA
- the yabQ gene encoding spore cortex biosynthesis protein YabQ, whose protein sequence is MASETITFLSACLLGAVLGVIYDLFRISRIAVKTCNVIIFIEDIIFFVIVTLSSFIFIVMKNDGVLRGFLIIGELLGALAYFSTASILIMKAAKFIIKIVKAILKFLYKLLIQPFVKLFIWLYRKIKSLFVLLYTKIRTSKKPKNNEETENNAV, encoded by the coding sequence ATGGCAAGCGAAACAATAACATTCCTAAGTGCATGCCTTCTAGGAGCTGTGCTTGGCGTTATTTATGATTTATTTCGAATATCACGCATTGCAGTAAAAACTTGCAATGTGATTATCTTTATAGAGGACATTATTTTTTTTGTTATTGTAACGTTGAGCAGTTTCATCTTTATTGTAATGAAGAATGATGGAGTATTAAGGGGTTTTCTAATCATAGGCGAACTCCTTGGAGCATTAGCATATTTTTCAACGGCGAGTATTCTCATCATGAAAGCTGCAAAATTTATAATTAAAATTGTAAAAGCAATATTGAAGTTCTTATATAAATTGTTAATTCAACCATTTGTTAAGTTGTTTATATGGCTGTATCGTAAAATAAAGTCATTATTCGTTTTACTATATACGAAAATAAGAACGTCGAAAAAGCCTAAGAATAACGAAGAAACTGAAAATAATGCAGTATAA
- the yabP gene encoding sporulation protein YabP, producing the protein MLDEKNAIKLPHNLILEDRKTLSISGVEDIDSFDENMVVLFTEQGELTIRGKNLHINKLNVETGELTMDGNIVAIVYSEQQQKKQGGVFSKMLK; encoded by the coding sequence ATGCTTGACGAAAAAAACGCTATAAAACTACCACATAATCTGATTTTGGAGGATAGAAAAACACTTTCCATATCAGGTGTAGAAGACATTGATAGTTTTGACGAAAACATGGTTGTATTATTTACCGAGCAAGGCGAACTCACAATCAGGGGAAAAAATCTTCATATCAACAAGTTGAATGTTGAGACTGGTGAGTTAACAATGGACGGAAATATTGTCGCAATTGTTTATAGCGAGCAGCAACAAAAGAAACAAGGCGGAGTATTTTCTAAAATGCTGAAATAA
- a CDS encoding RNA-binding S4 domain-containing protein — protein sequence MRLDKYLKVTRLIKRRTIANEACDAGKILINDVEAKASYQVKVGDKIQINMGTRNLKVEVKSISEYANKETASDLYIVVED from the coding sequence ATGAGATTAGATAAATACTTAAAAGTAACTCGACTTATTAAAAGAAGAACGATTGCAAACGAAGCTTGCGATGCAGGTAAAATTCTCATCAATGATGTTGAAGCAAAAGCTTCTTATCAAGTTAAAGTTGGCGATAAAATCCAAATCAATATGGGCACTCGTAATTTAAAAGTTGAAGTGAAAAGTATATCAGAATATGCAAACAAAGAAACTGCTTCTGATCTTTATATTGTGGTAGAAGACTAG
- a CDS encoding HU family DNA-binding protein: MTKVELIAAVAEKAELSKKDAEKAVNATIQAITEGLKNDSKVQLVGFGTFEVRTRAAREGKNPATGEKIKIAASKVPAFKAGKGLKEYVK, translated from the coding sequence ATGACAAAAGTTGAACTAATTGCTGCTGTTGCAGAAAAAGCTGAATTATCTAAAAAAGATGCTGAAAAAGCAGTAAATGCTACTATCCAAGCTATTACAGAGGGTTTGAAAAACGACTCTAAAGTTCAATTAGTTGGTTTTGGTACTTTTGAAGTTCGTACTCGTGCAGCTCGTGAAGGTAAAAATCCTGCTACTGGCGAAAAGATTAAAATTGCTGCTTCTAAAGTTCCAGCATTCAAAGCTGGCAAAGGCTTAAAAGAATACGTTAAATAA
- the mazG gene encoding nucleoside triphosphate pyrophosphohydrolase: MDFTFKEKYTMDDLIDIMKILRGENGCPWDKKQNHQSIRKNFIEETYEVIEAIDNNDNDLLKEELGDVLLQVVFHAQMEQELGNFDFDDVANDICKKLIIRHPHIFSDTVVKDADEVLVNWNLIKQEQKGQIAASETLDSVPKQLPALMRSSKVQDRAKKAGFDYPSITMAFEDLKSEVNELEQAILNNDKENIAEEIGDLLFSCVNVSRFYNEDAEELLTKSCDKFINRFKQVEQIAKEQDINLQNSDIDKLIDIWKQAKKRIQEV, translated from the coding sequence TCTTATTGATATAATGAAAATACTTCGTGGTGAAAATGGCTGTCCTTGGGATAAAAAACAAAATCACCAGTCCATTCGTAAAAATTTCATTGAAGAAACGTATGAAGTGATAGAAGCTATAGATAATAATGATAATGACTTATTAAAAGAAGAATTAGGCGATGTTTTATTGCAAGTAGTTTTTCATGCACAAATGGAGCAAGAGCTTGGCAATTTCGATTTTGATGATGTTGCCAATGATATTTGTAAAAAACTTATTATTCGCCATCCTCATATCTTTTCTGATACTGTCGTGAAAGATGCTGATGAAGTATTAGTCAATTGGAATTTAATCAAACAAGAGCAAAAAGGACAAATAGCGGCTTCTGAAACGTTAGACTCTGTACCGAAACAGCTTCCTGCCCTCATGCGTAGCAGCAAGGTTCAAGATCGAGCAAAAAAAGCTGGTTTTGATTATCCATCCATCACAATGGCATTTGAAGATTTAAAAAGTGAAGTGAATGAGCTCGAACAAGCAATTTTGAACAATGACAAAGAGAATATCGCTGAAGAAATCGGAGATTTACTTTTTTCTTGTGTGAATGTATCCCGTTTTTATAATGAGGATGCAGAAGAGCTATTAACAAAATCTTGCGATAAATTCATTAACCGTTTTAAACAAGTAGAGCAAATTGCAAAAGAACAAGATATTAACTTGCAAAATTCAGATATTGATAAACTCATTGATATTTGGAAGCAAGCCAAAAAACGAATTCAAGAGGTTTAA